One Aegilops tauschii subsp. strangulata cultivar AL8/78 chromosome 7, Aet v6.0, whole genome shotgun sequence genomic window carries:
- the LOC109761674 gene encoding tyrosine N-monooxygenase-like, translating to MTKSKVRSGTCSSATVPLPLPPGPWSWPLVGSLPEMVLNKPAFRWIHRVMKDMGTDIACFRLGGVHVVPITCPKIAREVLKKQDKNFLSRPLTFASDAISCGYKDVVLTPFGDQWMKMRKVLTSEIICPSRHKWLHDKRADEADNLTRYIYNLTTGGSSSTLGLANVNVRHVTRHYCGNVIRRLVFGQRYFGEPQPDGGPGPMEVEHMDALFTLLGLLFSFCVSDYLPCLLVLDLDGHEKIIKEANTKVDRLHNMVIEERWRQWNSGERQDGVQDLLDVLIMLADGDSKPLLNIDEVKAQCKDIILAAIDNPSNAVEWALAEMVNNPELLAKAVEEMDRVVGRERMVQESDIMQLNYLKACIREAFRVHPVAPFNLPHVAIADTIVAGYRVPKGSHVILSRLALGRNPTVWDEPLHFKPERHMGDNINVVLTESELRFISFSTGRRGCIAASLGTTMSVMLFARLLHGFTWTKPAGVSAINLRESKHDLFIEKPLVLHAEPRLATHLYPLMHR from the exons ATGACCAAGAGCAAGGTCCGTAGTGGCACGTGCTCATCGGCGACGGTGCCGCTTCCACTTCCGCCAGGACCATGGTCGTGGCCACTGGTGGGTAGCCTACCCGAGATGGTGCTCAATAAGCCGGCGTTCCGTTGGATTCATCGCGTGATGAAGGATATGGGCACCGACATTGCTTGCTTCCGCCTCGGCGGCGTCCACGTCGTCCCGATCACATGTCCCAAGATCGCAAGGGAGGTGCTCAAGAAGCAGGACAAGAACTTCTTGTCCCGTCCACTCACCTTCGCCTCCGACGCCATCAGCTGCGGGTACAAGGACGTCGTGCTCACGCCGTTCGGCGACCAGTGGATGAAGATGCGCAAGGTGCTCACCTCTGAGATCATCTGCCCCTCCCGCCACAAGTGGCTCCACGACAAGCGTGCCGACGAAGCTGACAACTTGACGCGCTACATCTACAACCTCACCACCGGGGGGTCATCTTCAACGTTGGGACTAGCCAACGTCAATGTCAGGCATGTCACGCGACATTACTGTGGCAACGTCATCCGCCGGCTTGTCTTCGGCCAACGGTACTTCGGGGAGCCTCAGCCGGATGGTGGGCCGGGGCCGATGGAGGTGGAGCACATGGACGCTTTGTTCACCCTCCTAGGGCTCCTCTTCTCGTTCTGCGTCAGCGACTACCTCCCATGTCTACTTGTCCTAGACCTCGACGGCCACGAGAAAATTATTAAGGAAGCCAATACAAAAGTGGATAGACTGCACAACATGGTCATTGAAGAGCGTTGGAGGCAGTGGAACAGCGGCGAGAGGCAGGACGGAGTCCAGGACCTCCTTGACGTTCTCATCATGCTCGCCGACGGTGACAGCAAGCCGTTGCTCAACATCGATGAGGTCAAAGCACAGTGCAAG GACATAATATTAGCAGCCATAGATAACCCTTCAAACGCAGTGGAGTGGGCGCTGGCGGAGATGGTGAACAACCCAGAATTGCTGGCCAAGGCGGTGGAGGAGATGGACCGGGTGGTCGGTCGCGAGCGAATGGTGCAAGAGTCGGACATCATGCAGCTCAACTATCTCAAGGCGTGCATACGTGAGGCATTTCGCGTCCACCCAGTCGCTCCCTTCAACCTGCCGCACGTCGCGATTGCCGACACCATTGTTGCGGGCTACCGCGTGCCCAAGGGTAGCCACGTCATCCTCAGCCGGTTGGCCCTGGGCCGGAACCCCACCGTCTGGGATGAACCGCTCCACTTCAAGCCAGAGCGCCATATGGGAGACAACATCAATGTGGTACTTACTGAGAGTGAATTGCGATTCATCTCCTTCAGCACCGGGCGGCGGGGATGCATCGCAGCATCACTAGGAACAACCATGAGTGTCATGCTCTTTGCTAGGCTCCTGCATGGCTTCACCTGGACCAAACCGGCTGGGGTGTCGGCCATCAATCTCCGCGAGTCCAAGCATGACCTCTTCATAGAGAAACCGCTAGTGCTACATGCTGAGCCACGTCTTGCAACACACCTCTACCCTCTCATGCACCGTTGA